A DNA window from Brenneria izadpanahii contains the following coding sequences:
- a CDS encoding alpha/beta hydrolase, whose translation MVPNTQLPVDIEKKIKQLGPVIDVPTTKAWYAPLLAEQPIEGVSVRTDIAYGDDERQRVDVYLPTTGANKTSPVLIFVHGGGFVRGDKSSLSNQGYFYARQGMVVVVPNYRLAPAHQWPTGAQDVSSALAWTRTNIAEFGGDPEKIVVAGESAGAAHVAAATLIRRFHPAEGLKIAGAVLISGVYNAQLELLARQQFGIPTPDPSGDAYFGSNLTDRSAMSTVELIDTAPFPLFISYAELDPVLMQVETGELFARLVTQHGFTPDLHVVYGHNHISQMCAVNTGDTSLSGPVMRFLQKQFTSDVL comes from the coding sequence ATGGTGCCGAATACGCAACTTCCCGTCGATATTGAAAAAAAGATAAAACAGCTGGGGCCGGTTATTGATGTGCCGACGACGAAAGCCTGGTATGCGCCGCTGCTTGCCGAGCAGCCTATTGAGGGCGTTAGCGTCCGCACGGATATTGCTTACGGCGATGATGAACGGCAGCGCGTGGATGTCTACCTGCCGACGACGGGCGCGAACAAAACAAGCCCGGTTCTGATCTTTGTGCATGGCGGCGGTTTTGTTCGCGGCGATAAATCCTCTCTCAGCAATCAGGGCTATTTTTACGCGCGTCAGGGGATGGTCGTCGTCGTCCCCAATTATCGTCTGGCGCCTGCGCACCAATGGCCGACGGGGGCGCAAGATGTTTCATCGGCGCTGGCGTGGACGCGAACGAATATCGCCGAATTTGGCGGCGATCCTGAGAAAATCGTGGTGGCGGGGGAATCCGCCGGCGCCGCGCATGTGGCTGCAGCCACGTTGATTCGCCGTTTTCATCCCGCCGAAGGGCTGAAAATTGCCGGAGCGGTGCTGATCTCAGGCGTTTATAACGCCCAACTGGAGCTTCTGGCCCGTCAACAGTTCGGAATTCCCACGCCCGATCCTTCCGGCGACGCCTATTTCGGCTCGAACCTGACTGACCGCTCGGCAATGTCTACCGTCGAGTTGATCGATACCGCGCCGTTTCCGCTGTTTATCAGTTATGCCGAGTTGGATCCGGTGTTGATGCAGGTTGAAACGGGAGAGCTATTTGCCCGGCTGGTCACGCAGCATGGATTTACGCCCGACCTGCACGTGGTGTACGGACATAATCACATTAGTCAGATGTGTGCGGTCAATACCGGCGATACCTCGCTCAGCGGCCCGGTGATGCGTTTTTTGCAAAAACAATTTACATCGGATGTTTTGTGA
- a CDS encoding efflux RND transporter permease subunit: MVRLFIFRPVATLLLTLSILLLGMLGYRLLPVAPLPQVDFPTIMVTGSLAGASPETMAATVATPLERALGQIAGITEMTSSSSSGSTNIILQFELSRDINGAARDVQAAINAARSLLPSSMSTLPTYRKANPSDAPIVMLALTSATRPPGELYDLADSKIDQKIAQVQGVGEVSLMGSALPAVRIDLQPQMLTHFGVSLDTVRAAIANNTTNLPKGILNGASQSWVVDNNGQLDKAAQYRNLVISYQDGRAIRLSDVATVYDAIEDKYKAGYYNQQPAVMIGVTRQAGANMLQTIDAVKALLPELQKDLPADTQLKLVVDRSTTVRASLYDTEETLLIAVLLVIAVVFVFLRNAQAVIIPALALPVSLIGTCAVMYLLDYSLDNLSLMALIIATGFVVDDAIVVLENITRYIEEGLSPVRASLKGAREVSSTVLSMTLSLVAVFIPILLMGSVVGRLFREFAVTLTVSLLISMLVSLSLTPMLCSRLLKRKPTVTQRPHPLYQWIENQLSALLAAYARGLGWVMKHQRLTLFSLLLTVVLNIFLYAVVQKGFFPTQDTGLLMGMVRADQNISFQAMKPKMEQAAKLIAADPDVDGVMASMGSGAFGSRNSANFFVHLKDFSQRSATASEIANRLTAKAQHLAGMQVFLMAAQDLRVGGRSANASYQYTLQADDLDTLRTWTPKVQAALAQIPQLTSVDSDSQTGGQEVMINIDRDKATRLGVDVNMLDTLLNNAFSQRKIATLYHTLNQYHVVMSVDDSFTSDPDTLKDLLVVNDDGEQVPLSAFVTFSSDTAPLSVAHQGQSAASTVAFNLQDGVSLEQAQTLIKNAMAKIGLPSDVQAGYSGTAREFGELTATMPWLILAALAAVYIVLGVLYESYIHPLTILSTLPSAGVGALLLLLLTNTQLTVIALIGILLLIGIVKKNAIMMIDFALMAERQQGMSPQQAITQACLMRFRPIMMTTLAAFFGALPLALGSGGDADLRSPLGLAIAGGLALSQLLTLFTTPVVYLYLDRASRATRRQWQRLRHVE, from the coding sequence ATGGTGCGGCTGTTTATCTTCCGCCCGGTCGCCACGCTATTGCTGACGCTGTCGATCCTGCTGCTTGGCATGCTGGGCTATCGCCTGCTGCCGGTGGCGCCGCTGCCGCAGGTGGATTTCCCCACCATCATGGTGACCGGCTCGCTGGCTGGCGCCAGCCCGGAAACCATGGCCGCCACGGTGGCGACGCCGCTGGAGCGGGCGTTGGGGCAGATCGCCGGTATTACCGAGATGACCTCCAGCAGTTCGTCCGGCAGCACCAACATCATTTTGCAGTTTGAACTGAGCCGCGATATCAACGGCGCGGCGCGCGACGTGCAGGCGGCGATTAACGCCGCCCGCAGCCTGCTGCCCAGCAGCATGTCGACGCTGCCGACTTATCGCAAGGCCAACCCGTCCGACGCGCCGATCGTGATGCTGGCGCTGACCTCGGCGACGCGTCCCCCCGGCGAGTTGTACGATCTGGCGGACAGCAAAATCGACCAAAAGATCGCCCAGGTGCAGGGCGTCGGGGAGGTATCGCTGATGGGCAGCGCGCTGCCGGCGGTGCGCATCGATCTGCAACCGCAGATGCTGACCCACTTCGGCGTATCGCTGGACACCGTGCGCGCCGCCATCGCCAATAACACCACCAACCTGCCGAAAGGCATCTTGAACGGCGCCAGCCAGTCGTGGGTGGTGGATAACAACGGTCAACTGGACAAAGCGGCGCAGTACCGCAATCTGGTGATCAGCTATCAGGATGGCCGGGCGATCCGTCTGAGCGACGTGGCGACGGTATACGACGCGATCGAAGATAAATACAAGGCCGGTTACTATAACCAGCAGCCGGCGGTGATGATTGGCGTGACGCGGCAGGCGGGCGCCAACATGCTGCAGACCATCGACGCGGTCAAGGCGCTGCTGCCGGAATTGCAGAAGGATCTGCCGGCGGATACGCAGTTGAAGCTGGTGGTGGATCGTTCCACCACCGTGCGCGCCTCGCTGTACGATACCGAAGAGACGCTGCTGATCGCCGTGCTGCTGGTGATCGCCGTGGTATTTGTGTTCCTGCGCAACGCCCAGGCGGTGATTATCCCGGCGCTGGCGCTGCCGGTCTCGCTGATCGGCACCTGCGCGGTGATGTATCTGCTGGATTACAGCCTGGATAATCTGTCGTTGATGGCGCTGATTATCGCCACCGGTTTTGTGGTGGACGATGCCATCGTGGTGCTGGAAAACATCACCCGTTATATCGAAGAGGGGCTAAGCCCGGTGCGGGCGTCGCTGAAAGGGGCGCGGGAGGTCAGCTCCACCGTGCTGTCCATGACTCTGTCGCTGGTGGCGGTATTTATCCCAATCCTGCTGATGGGCAGCGTAGTGGGACGGCTGTTCCGCGAATTCGCGGTGACGCTGACGGTATCGCTGCTGATCTCGATGTTGGTGTCGCTTAGCCTGACGCCGATGCTCTGCTCGCGGCTGCTGAAACGCAAACCGACGGTGACGCAGCGTCCGCATCCGCTGTACCAGTGGATCGAAAATCAGCTCAGCGCCCTGCTGGCGGCCTATGCCCGCGGATTGGGGTGGGTGATGAAGCACCAGCGCCTGACGCTGTTCAGCCTGCTGCTCACCGTGGTGCTCAACATTTTCCTTTACGCCGTGGTGCAGAAGGGGTTCTTTCCCACGCAGGATACCGGGCTGCTGATGGGCATGGTGCGCGCCGACCAGAATATCTCGTTCCAGGCGATGAAGCCCAAAATGGAGCAGGCCGCCAAACTGATTGCCGCGGACCCGGACGTGGACGGGGTGATGGCGTCGATGGGCAGCGGCGCGTTCGGCTCGCGCAATAGCGCCAACTTCTTCGTGCATCTGAAAGACTTTAGCCAGCGCAGCGCCACGGCGAGCGAAATCGCCAACCGCCTGACCGCCAAGGCGCAACATCTCGCCGGCATGCAGGTGTTCCTGATGGCGGCGCAGGATTTGCGCGTCGGCGGCCGCAGCGCCAACGCCAGCTATCAGTACACCCTGCAGGCGGACGATCTCGATACCCTGCGCACCTGGACGCCGAAGGTGCAGGCGGCGCTGGCGCAGATCCCGCAGTTGACCAGCGTAGACTCCGATTCGCAAACCGGCGGGCAGGAAGTGATGATCAATATCGACCGCGATAAGGCCACGCGGTTGGGAGTGGATGTCAATATGCTGGATACTCTGCTGAATAACGCTTTCAGCCAGCGCAAGATAGCCACTCTGTACCACACGCTCAATCAGTATCACGTGGTGATGTCGGTGGACGACAGCTTCACCAGCGACCCGGACACGCTCAAAGATCTGTTGGTGGTCAACGACGACGGCGAGCAAGTGCCGCTCTCCGCCTTCGTCACTTTCAGCAGCGATACCGCGCCGCTGTCGGTGGCGCATCAGGGACAGTCCGCCGCCAGCACCGTCGCCTTCAACCTGCAGGACGGCGTTTCGCTGGAGCAGGCGCAAACGCTGATTAAAAACGCCATGGCGAAGATCGGCCTGCCGAGCGACGTGCAGGCCGGATACAGCGGCACCGCCCGCGAGTTCGGCGAACTGACCGCCACCATGCCGTGGCTGATTCTGGCGGCGCTGGCGGCGGTCTACATCGTGCTGGGCGTACTGTATGAAAGCTATATTCATCCGCTGACCATTCTATCGACGCTGCCGTCGGCCGGCGTAGGGGCTTTGCTGCTGCTATTGCTGACCAACACGCAGCTTACGGTGATCGCATTGATCGGCATCCTGCTGCTGATCGGCATCGTGAAAAAGAACGCCATTATGATGATCGACTTCGCGCTGATGGCCGAGCGTCAACAGGGCATGTCGCCGCAGCAGGCGATCACCCAGGCCTGCCTGATGCGCTTTCGTCCGATCATGATGACCACCCTGGCGGCCTTTTTCGGCGCGTTGCCATTGGCGTTGGGCAGCGGCGGCGACGCCGATCTGCGCAGCCCGCTCGGCCTGGCGATTGCCGGCGGCCTGGCGCTTAGCCAGTTACTTACGCTGTTCACCACGCCGGTGGTGTACCTCTATCTTGATCGCGCCAGCCGCGCCACTCGTCGCCAGTGGCAGCGTTTGCGCCATGTTGAATAA
- a CDS encoding efflux transporter outer membrane subunit — MKLKTIAFSPLFLALLLGGCAVGPDYQRPAPTSVPLQYKEAKGWQQAAPQDQVNKGEWWAVYHDDTLSSLLRQVSISNQNVAQYEALYRQAKALAAESRSNLFPTISGTGSGTRSGSKDSSSGSSQRAVSNSFSAQASASWELDLWGKLRRTLEENKASAQASQAELANITLSAQSELAQDYFQLRIMDQQIALYQQSVQAYERYLQVIDNKYRAGAESRSTLAQAQLQLESARASALDYVWQRAQLEHAIALLIGKTPAEFSLADAPLTAAMPAIPHALPSELLQRRPDIAYAERNVAAANAAVGVAIAGYYPDLTLSASGGFTSSALHNLISLPNRVWSLGPELSGTLLDFGATSAQVEQARAAYDASVASYRQAVLQGFTEVENYLVQLNTLQDELAAQQRAADAARDSARVTRNQYEAGMIDYLDVATTENASLSQQQSLLSLQSTQWVASVELIAALGGGWSADTLTP; from the coding sequence ATGAAACTGAAAACTATCGCATTTAGCCCGCTTTTCCTCGCACTGCTGCTCGGCGGCTGCGCCGTGGGGCCAGACTATCAGCGCCCGGCGCCGACCAGCGTGCCGTTGCAGTATAAGGAAGCGAAAGGCTGGCAGCAGGCCGCGCCGCAGGATCAGGTCAACAAAGGCGAGTGGTGGGCGGTTTACCATGACGATACGCTGTCGTCGCTGCTCAGACAGGTGAGCATTTCGAACCAGAACGTGGCGCAGTACGAGGCGCTGTACCGCCAGGCCAAAGCGCTGGCGGCGGAATCGCGATCCAATCTGTTCCCAACGATCAGCGGAACCGGATCGGGCACGCGCAGCGGCAGCAAAGACAGCAGCAGCGGATCCAGCCAGCGCGCCGTCAGCAACAGTTTCTCGGCGCAGGCCAGCGCCAGTTGGGAACTGGATCTGTGGGGCAAGCTCAGGCGCACGCTGGAAGAGAACAAGGCCAGCGCCCAGGCCAGCCAGGCGGAACTGGCGAACATCACGCTGAGCGCGCAGTCGGAACTGGCGCAGGACTATTTCCAACTGCGCATCATGGATCAGCAGATCGCCTTGTATCAACAGAGCGTGCAGGCGTATGAACGTTATCTGCAGGTGATCGATAACAAATATCGGGCCGGGGCGGAATCGCGCAGTACGTTGGCGCAGGCGCAGCTGCAACTGGAGAGCGCCAGAGCGTCGGCGCTGGATTATGTTTGGCAGCGCGCGCAACTGGAACATGCGATTGCGCTGCTGATCGGCAAAACGCCGGCGGAGTTCAGCCTGGCCGACGCGCCGTTGACCGCCGCCATGCCGGCGATCCCACATGCGCTGCCTTCCGAACTGCTGCAGCGCCGGCCGGATATCGCCTATGCCGAACGCAACGTGGCGGCGGCGAATGCGGCGGTGGGCGTGGCGATCGCCGGTTACTATCCCGACCTAACGCTGAGCGCCAGCGGCGGCTTCACCAGTTCGGCGCTGCATAATCTGATCTCGCTGCCGAACCGCGTCTGGTCGCTTGGGCCGGAGCTGAGCGGCACGCTGTTGGATTTCGGCGCGACGTCGGCGCAGGTAGAACAGGCGCGCGCCGCCTATGACGCCAGCGTCGCCAGCTACCGCCAGGCGGTGTTGCAGGGCTTTACCGAGGTGGAAAACTATCTGGTCCAGCTAAATACCTTGCAGGATGAGCTGGCCGCGCAGCAGCGCGCCGCCGATGCCGCCAGGGATTCCGCCCGCGTAACGCGCAACCAGTACGAAGCCGGGATGATCGACTATTTGGATGTCGCCACCACCGAAAACGCCAGCCTGAGCCAGCAGCAAAGTTTGCTGTCGCTGCAAAGCACGCAGTGGGTGGCCAGCGTCGAACTGATTGCCGCGCTGGGCGGCGGTTGGAGCGCCGACACGCTGACGCCGTAG
- the yghU gene encoding glutathione-dependent disulfide-bond oxidoreductase, with amino-acid sequence MSENSYQPPKVWEWKQNNGGAFANINRPISGPTHEKALPVGAHPLQLYSLGTPNGQKVTIMLEELLALGVTGAEYDAWLIRISEGDQFSSGFVDVNPNSKIPALRDHSTTPPIRVFESGNILLYLAEKFGRFLPKEVAGRTETLNWLFWLQGSAPFLGGGFGHFYNYAPVKIEYAIDRFAMEAKRQLDVLDKQLARGRYVAGDEYTIADMAIWPWYGNLVLGNAYNAAEFLDAGSYKNVLRWANEIGSRPAVKRGRIVNRTHGPLNEQLHERHAASDFETGTEDKRQA; translated from the coding sequence ATGTCAGAGAACAGCTACCAGCCGCCGAAAGTATGGGAGTGGAAGCAAAATAACGGCGGCGCGTTCGCCAATATCAACCGTCCGATCTCAGGGCCAACGCATGAGAAAGCGCTGCCGGTCGGCGCGCATCCGCTCCAGCTCTACTCGCTAGGCACGCCCAACGGCCAGAAAGTGACGATTATGTTGGAGGAGTTGCTGGCGCTCGGCGTCACCGGCGCGGAGTACGACGCCTGGCTGATTCGCATTAGCGAGGGCGATCAGTTCTCCAGCGGTTTTGTCGATGTTAACCCTAATTCAAAAATTCCGGCGCTGCGCGACCACTCAACCACGCCGCCGATCCGCGTGTTTGAATCCGGCAATATCCTGCTCTATCTGGCGGAGAAGTTCGGCCGCTTCCTGCCGAAAGAGGTTGCCGGACGCACCGAAACGCTGAACTGGCTGTTCTGGTTGCAGGGCTCCGCGCCGTTCCTTGGCGGCGGTTTCGGCCATTTTTATAACTACGCGCCGGTAAAAATCGAGTACGCTATCGACCGTTTCGCCATGGAGGCCAAACGCCAGTTGGACGTGCTGGATAAACAGCTGGCGCGCGGCAGATACGTGGCGGGCGACGAGTACACCATTGCCGATATGGCTATCTGGCCGTGGTACGGCAACCTGGTTCTGGGCAACGCCTACAACGCGGCGGAATTCCTTGATGCCGGCAGCTATAAAAACGTGCTGCGCTGGGCGAACGAGATCGGCAGCCGTCCGGCGGTCAAACGCGGGCGCATCGTTAATCGCACCCATGGCCCACTCAATGAGCAACTGCATGAGCGCCACGCCGCCAGCGACTTCGAAACCGGCACCGAAGATAAGCGTCAGGCGTGA